A genomic stretch from Serratia entomophila includes:
- the tamB gene encoding autotransporter assembly complex protein TamB has translation MSLIKKICLGSLIVLLLLIGGVAFLLGTTSGLHMVINSAARWVPGLDIAGVSGGWRDLTLKGVKYQMPGVTVNAGQFHLSLDLSCFKRSSLCVNALTAQDVDVVVKTKEMTPSAPVEETSEPTTNLSTPYPITLRMLALNNVKVSVDDTAISLAEFRTGAQWQERALTLMPTKISSLLIALPKTPQNPLPEAIQPVAEVAKQVGEKVIDKAAKPAPQPEETPLGETLKALFAKPLLPDLPEIRLPLDITVKEISGEQLHLTGDTDVLITSLLLQASTKDQHIQLDNFDVKSPQGTLSAQGLATLAGEWPVNMVANGTLNIEPLKGEKVKLNLGGGLREELKVALNLSGPVGAQLDAQTRLAEAGLPLALTLQSKQLKWPLSGEPQYQVNDFRLRFNGKATDYALSTRANIKGQDLPPAVLTLDGKGNVEQFKLERLRLAALQGNADLSALVDWSKAISWNSQLLLTGINTAKQWPEWPAKLDGKITTRGSLYGGSWQLQVPVLQLDGNVKQNKVTARGSLSGNAAGQWKIPGIDLTLGRNQLNVKGQLDEKNWNLDATIDAQHLDGALPGLGGTAKGLVKLRGNLQAPQVLADLTASGLQWQALRIGRVKIDGDVRSTDQIQGQLAVRVEQLKQDALEVSLLTLDAKGSEKQHQLQLKIDGKPVSGQLALQGSFDRQQQRWRGNLNNTRFDTPVGEWRLTRAIALDYLNSAQKISIGPHCWQNPNAELCVPKTIEAGQSGQASVVLNRFDLAMIKPFLGPETALSGVFTGRADVSWKPGGALPEAKVSLAGNGVKVVQQVQGNALPIAFDTLTLNAGLNNGRAQADWLIKLTNNGQFDGKIQVTDPQVRRTINGNVNITNISLAMINPALMQGEKAAGMLNANLRLGGSAQKPLVFGRLALDKVDIDGHWMPFDMTDGRLVMNFNGMTSTLEGLVSTTRGQLNLAGDADWRDINAWRARIAAKGDKLRVTVPPMIRLDVSPDLVFEATPQLFSLNGSVGIPWARITVQELPESAVGVSSDEVMLDDQLKPIQPKTAGIPINSNLMIHVGNDVRLDAFGLKAKLKGDLKVVQDKKGLGLNGQIDIPSGRFHAYGQDLIVRKGQLMFSGPPDQPLLNIEAIRNPDATEDGVTAGVRVTGLADAPKLEVFSDPAKSQQEALSYLLRGQGLNSSGADGNAMTSMLIGMGVAQSGQLVGKIGEAFGVSNLALDTQGVGDSSQVVVSGYVLPGLQVKYGVGIFDSLATLTLRYRLMPKLYLEAVSGLDQALDLLYQFEF, from the coding sequence ATGAGCCTGATAAAAAAGATTTGCCTCGGATCCCTGATCGTTCTGCTGTTGCTGATCGGCGGGGTCGCCTTCCTGCTGGGCACTACCAGCGGTCTGCATATGGTTATCAACTCCGCGGCGCGTTGGGTGCCGGGGCTGGACATCGCCGGCGTCAGCGGCGGCTGGCGCGATCTGACGCTGAAAGGCGTGAAGTATCAGATGCCGGGCGTAACGGTCAACGCCGGGCAGTTCCATCTGTCGCTGGACCTGTCCTGTTTTAAACGCAGTTCGCTGTGCGTCAATGCGTTGACCGCGCAGGACGTGGACGTGGTGGTGAAAACCAAAGAAATGACGCCGTCCGCGCCGGTGGAGGAAACCAGCGAACCGACCACCAACCTCAGCACGCCGTATCCGATTACCCTGCGCATGCTGGCGCTGAACAACGTCAAGGTCAGCGTCGACGACACCGCCATCTCGTTGGCCGAGTTCCGTACCGGCGCGCAGTGGCAGGAGCGCGCATTGACGTTGATGCCGACCAAAATCAGCTCGCTGCTGATAGCCCTGCCGAAAACCCCGCAGAACCCACTGCCGGAAGCCATTCAGCCAGTGGCCGAGGTGGCGAAACAGGTGGGTGAAAAGGTCATCGATAAGGCGGCGAAACCGGCGCCGCAGCCGGAAGAAACGCCGCTGGGCGAAACGCTGAAGGCGCTGTTCGCCAAGCCGCTGCTGCCGGATCTGCCGGAAATTCGTTTGCCGCTGGATATCACCGTCAAGGAAATCAGCGGCGAGCAGTTGCATCTGACGGGCGATACCGATGTGCTGATCACCAGCCTGCTGTTGCAGGCCAGCACTAAAGATCAACATATCCAGTTGGATAATTTTGACGTCAAGTCACCGCAGGGCACGCTGTCCGCTCAGGGGCTGGCGACGTTGGCCGGCGAGTGGCCGGTCAACATGGTGGCCAACGGTACTCTGAACATCGAGCCGCTGAAGGGCGAGAAGGTCAAGCTGAACCTCGGCGGCGGATTGCGCGAAGAGCTGAAGGTGGCGCTTAACCTGTCCGGGCCGGTCGGCGCGCAGCTCGATGCGCAGACCCGTCTGGCGGAAGCCGGCTTGCCGCTGGCGCTGACGCTGCAGAGCAAGCAGCTGAAATGGCCGCTGAGCGGCGAGCCGCAATATCAGGTCAATGATTTCCGCCTGCGTTTTAACGGCAAGGCGACCGATTACGCGCTGTCTACCCGCGCCAATATCAAGGGCCAGGATCTGCCGCCGGCGGTGCTGACGCTGGACGGCAAGGGGAACGTTGAGCAGTTCAAGCTGGAGCGCCTGCGCCTGGCTGCGCTGCAGGGCAATGCCGATCTCAGCGCGCTGGTGGACTGGAGCAAGGCCATCAGCTGGAATTCGCAGCTGCTGCTTACCGGCATCAACACCGCCAAACAGTGGCCGGAATGGCCGGCCAAGCTCGATGGAAAAATCACCACCCGCGGCAGTTTGTACGGCGGCAGCTGGCAATTGCAGGTGCCGGTGCTGCAGCTGGACGGCAATGTGAAGCAGAACAAGGTCACGGCGCGCGGCTCGCTGAGCGGCAACGCCGCCGGGCAGTGGAAGATACCCGGCATCGACCTGACGCTGGGGCGCAACCAGCTGAACGTCAAAGGCCAGCTGGATGAGAAAAACTGGAATCTGGACGCCACTATCGACGCGCAGCATCTCGACGGCGCGCTGCCGGGCCTGGGCGGCACCGCCAAAGGGTTGGTCAAGCTGCGCGGCAATCTGCAGGCGCCGCAGGTGCTGGCCGATCTGACCGCCTCCGGCCTGCAATGGCAGGCGCTGCGCATCGGCCGGGTGAAGATCGACGGCGACGTGCGCTCTACCGACCAGATTCAGGGCCAGCTGGCGGTGCGGGTTGAGCAACTGAAACAGGACGCGCTGGAGGTCAGCCTGCTGACCCTGGACGCCAAGGGCAGCGAGAAGCAGCATCAGCTGCAGCTGAAAATTGACGGCAAGCCGGTCTCCGGCCAGCTGGCGCTGCAGGGCAGCTTCGATCGCCAGCAGCAGCGCTGGCGCGGCAATCTGAACAACACCCGCTTCGATACCCCGGTCGGCGAATGGCGCCTTACCCGTGCCATTGCGCTGGACTACCTGAATAGCGCGCAGAAAATCAGCATCGGGCCGCACTGTTGGCAGAACCCGAACGCCGAGCTGTGCGTGCCGAAAACCATCGAGGCCGGGCAGAGCGGCCAGGCCAGCGTGGTGCTTAACCGCTTCGATCTGGCGATGATCAAACCGTTCCTCGGCCCGGAAACCGCGCTGAGCGGCGTATTTACCGGCCGGGCCGACGTCAGTTGGAAACCGGGCGGCGCGCTGCCGGAGGCCAAAGTCTCACTGGCCGGCAACGGCGTGAAGGTGGTGCAGCAGGTGCAGGGCAACGCGTTGCCGATCGCCTTCGACACCCTGACCCTCAACGCCGGCCTTAACAATGGCCGCGCGCAGGCCGACTGGCTGATCAAACTGACCAACAACGGCCAGTTCGACGGCAAGATCCAGGTGACGGATCCGCAGGTGCGGCGCACCATCAACGGCAACGTCAACATCACCAATATTTCGCTGGCGATGATCAACCCGGCGCTGATGCAGGGCGAGAAGGCGGCGGGCATGCTGAACGCCAACCTGCGCCTGGGCGGCAGCGCGCAGAAGCCGCTGGTGTTTGGCCGGTTGGCGTTGGACAAGGTGGATATCGACGGCCACTGGATGCCGTTCGACATGACCGACGGCCGCCTGGTGATGAACTTCAACGGCATGACCTCGACGCTGGAAGGGTTGGTCAGCACTACGCGCGGCCAGCTTAACCTGGCGGGCGACGCCGACTGGCGCGACATCAACGCCTGGCGCGCGCGCATCGCCGCCAAAGGGGACAAACTTCGGGTGACGGTGCCGCCGATGATCCGCCTCGACGTGTCGCCGGATCTGGTGTTCGAAGCGACGCCGCAGCTGTTCTCGCTCAACGGCTCGGTGGGTATTCCCTGGGCGCGCATCACGGTGCAGGAGCTGCCGGAAAGCGCGGTGGGCGTCTCTTCCGACGAGGTGATGCTGGATGATCAACTGAAACCGATCCAGCCGAAAACCGCCGGTATCCCGATCAACAGCAACCTGATGATCCACGTCGGCAACGATGTGCGCCTGGACGCCTTTGGCCTGAAGGCCAAGCTGAAGGGCGACCTGAAGGTGGTGCAGGACAAGAAAGGGCTGGGCCTCAATGGCCAAATTGACATCCCTTCGGGCCGCTTCCATGCTTATGGGCAGGATCTGATCGTTCGCAAAGGGCAGCTGATGTTCTCCGGCCCACCGGATCAGCCACTGCTTAACATCGAAGCGATCCGCAACCCAGACGCCACCGAAGACGGCGTCACTGCCGGGGTGCGCGTGACCGGCCTGGCGGACGCGCCTAAGCTGGAGGTCTTCTCGGATCCGGCCAAATCGCAGCAGGAAGCCCTGTCTTACCTGCTTCGCGGCCAGGGATTGAACAGCTCCGGCGCCGACGGCAACGCCATGACCTCAATGTTAATTGGCATGGGGGTTGCGCAAAGTGGTCAACTTGTGGGTAAAATCGGCGAGGCGTTTGGCGTGAGTAATTTGGCCCTGGATACCCAGGGGGTTGGCGACAGCTCCCAGGTTGTCGTGAGCGGCTATGTCCTCCCAGGCTTACAAGTAAAATATGGGGTGGGCATTTTCGACTCTCTGGCCACGCTGACGTTGCGTTACCGCCTGATGCCTAAGTTGTATCTTGAAGCGGTGTCTGGTCTCGACCAGGCATTAGATTTGCTCTATCAGTTTGAGTTTTAG
- a CDS encoding gamma-glutamylcyclotransferase family protein: MRIIVYGSLRRKQGNSHWMTNAQWLGEHELEGYQIYNLGHYPAAIPGEGTIHCEVYRINSSILAELDELKSNTKDYKRELIQTPYGSAWIYLYKHSVDGYPRIDSGDWLKRLDEK; the protein is encoded by the coding sequence ATGCGAATAATTGTCTACGGCAGTTTACGACGCAAACAGGGAAACAGCCATTGGATGACCAACGCCCAATGGCTCGGCGAGCATGAGCTCGAAGGCTACCAGATTTATAATCTGGGCCATTACCCGGCGGCGATCCCTGGAGAGGGCACGATACATTGCGAGGTGTATCGTATTAACTCATCGATTCTGGCAGAGCTGGACGAACTGAAAAGCAACACCAAGGACTATAAGCGCGAGCTGATTCAGACGCCTTATGGGAGTGCGTGGATCTACCTGTATAAACACAGTGTGGACGGTTACCCGCGGATCGACAGCGGTGACTGGCTAAAGCGTCTCGACGAAAAGTAA
- the ppa gene encoding inorganic diphosphatase — MSLNLVPAGKDLPEDIYVVIEIPANADPIKYEIDKDTGALFVDRFMSTAMFYPCNYGYINHTLSLDGDPVDVLVPTPYPLQPGSVIRCRPVGVLKMTDEAGEDAKLVAVPHSKLTKEYDHIKDVNDLPELLKAQIAHFFEHYKDLEKGKWVKVEGWADAAAAKAEIIASFERAAKK, encoded by the coding sequence ATGAGCTTGAATCTGGTCCCCGCTGGCAAAGACCTGCCGGAAGACATCTACGTAGTTATCGAAATCCCGGCCAATGCCGACCCAATCAAATATGAAATCGACAAGGACACCGGTGCGCTGTTCGTTGACCGTTTCATGTCCACCGCGATGTTCTATCCGTGCAACTACGGTTACATCAACCACACCCTGTCTCTGGACGGAGACCCGGTTGACGTGCTGGTGCCGACCCCATACCCACTGCAGCCGGGTTCCGTTATTCGCTGCCGTCCGGTTGGCGTACTGAAGATGACCGACGAAGCCGGTGAAGACGCGAAGCTGGTTGCGGTACCGCACAGCAAGCTGACCAAAGAATACGATCACATCAAAGATGTGAACGACCTGCCGGAACTGCTGAAAGCGCAGATCGCTCACTTCTTCGAGCACTACAAAGATCTGGAAAAAGGCAAATGGGTGAAAGTGGAAGGCTGGGCAGACGCTGCCGCTGCCAAAGCTGAAATCATCGCCTCCTTCGAACGCGCCGCCAAGAAGTAA
- a CDS encoding methyl-accepting chemotaxis protein has product MLKKITVKAGLVALLSLMTMLLIMVSIIGVNAINEGSRSLHTLNQILGEELGSLANSSNLTLRARTAASLAVRQREIGQIEVSDATVGRIYGYLEQSKQEMTRFVGVGTVTERGRELSGRLQNSYRAYLEQGVAPMAAAIKAGKVDDYYHIQETRISALSIAFEKDLTDFRSFAMKIGQQRVIEAESNANAKITLILVAGLLSVLLAVLAWFALRIIILRPLDESIAQLEHIAGGDLTHHIGGEGDTEMGRLVRAMQRMQQALASSVSKVRDASSQIDTGSRELAAGNLHLAQRTEESAASLEETAASMEQLTSTVKMNAENCEQANQLALSVSDIANRGSDVVSQVMSKMQAITDSSRRIADIISVMDGIAFQTNILALNAAVEAARAGEQGRGFAVVAGEVRSLAQRSAQSAKEIKGLIEASQNRVQEGEQMAESAAKTMSGITGEVGRVTALMREISAATREQSSGIEQVNLAVAQMDQVAQQNAALVEESAAATRSLEEQARLLAQSMAAFKL; this is encoded by the coding sequence ATGCTAAAAAAGATTACGGTGAAGGCCGGGCTTGTCGCCTTGCTGAGCCTGATGACTATGCTGTTGATTATGGTCAGCATTATCGGCGTTAATGCGATTAACGAAGGATCGCGCTCGCTACATACCCTGAACCAGATCCTCGGCGAAGAGCTGGGCTCGCTGGCCAACAGTTCCAACCTCACGCTGCGTGCGCGCACCGCCGCCTCGCTGGCAGTGCGCCAGCGGGAAATCGGGCAAATTGAGGTGTCCGATGCCACAGTGGGCCGCATCTACGGCTATCTTGAACAGTCGAAGCAGGAAATGACGCGCTTTGTCGGCGTCGGCACCGTGACCGAACGCGGGCGCGAGCTGTCCGGCCGTTTGCAAAATAGCTACCGCGCTTACCTGGAGCAGGGTGTGGCGCCAATGGCCGCGGCGATCAAGGCCGGCAAGGTGGACGATTATTACCACATTCAGGAAACTAGAATTTCCGCGCTGAGCATCGCTTTTGAAAAGGATCTCACCGATTTTCGCAGCTTCGCCATGAAGATTGGCCAGCAGCGGGTCATTGAAGCGGAAAGCAACGCCAACGCCAAAATTACCCTGATCCTGGTGGCGGGCCTGCTCAGCGTGCTGTTGGCGGTGCTGGCCTGGTTTGCGCTGCGGATCATTATCCTGCGCCCGCTGGACGAGTCCATTGCGCAGCTGGAGCATATCGCCGGCGGTGACCTGACTCACCACATCGGCGGTGAAGGGGATACCGAAATGGGCCGCCTGGTGCGAGCGATGCAGCGCATGCAGCAGGCGTTGGCCAGTTCGGTCAGCAAAGTGCGCGACGCCAGCAGCCAGATAGATACCGGCTCACGCGAATTGGCCGCCGGCAACCTGCATTTGGCGCAGCGCACCGAAGAGTCTGCCGCATCGCTGGAAGAGACGGCCGCCAGTATGGAACAGCTGACCTCGACGGTGAAAATGAACGCCGAAAACTGCGAACAGGCCAATCAGCTGGCGCTGAGCGTATCCGATATCGCCAACCGGGGCAGCGACGTGGTTAGCCAGGTGATGAGCAAGATGCAGGCGATCACCGACAGCTCGCGGCGCATCGCCGACATCATCAGCGTGATGGACGGCATTGCCTTCCAGACCAACATTTTGGCGCTGAATGCGGCGGTTGAGGCGGCGCGCGCCGGCGAACAGGGGCGCGGTTTCGCCGTGGTAGCCGGCGAGGTGCGCAGCCTGGCGCAGCGCAGCGCGCAGTCGGCCAAAGAAATCAAAGGGTTGATCGAGGCTTCGCAGAACCGGGTGCAGGAAGGCGAGCAGATGGCGGAATCGGCGGCGAAAACCATGAGCGGCATTACCGGTGAAGTGGGCCGGGTGACGGCGCTGATGCGTGAGATTTCCGCGGCGACCCGCGAGCAAAGCAGCGGCATTGAACAGGTGAACTTGGCGGTGGCGCAGATGGATCAGGTGGCGCAGCAGAATGCGGCGCTGGTGGAGGAATCGGCGGCGGCGACGCGCTCGCTGGAAGAGCAGGCGCGGCTGCTGGCGCAGAGCATGGCGGCATTCAAGCTATAA
- the fbp gene encoding class 1 fructose-bisphosphatase: MKTLGEFIVEKQHDFSHATGELTALLSAIKLGAKIIHRDINKAGLVDILGTSGVSNVQGEVQMKLDLYANEKLKAALKARGEVAGIASEEEDEIVIFDGERAENAKYVVLMDPLDGSSNIDVNVSVGTIFSIYRRITPVGTPVTEEDFLQPGSAQVAAGYVVYGSSTMLVYTTGYGVHAFTYDPSLGVFCLSHEKVRFPETGNMYSINEGNYIKFPRGVKKYIKYCQEQDEATQRPYTSRYIGSLVADFHRNLLKGGIYIYPSTASHPQGKLRLLYECNPMAFLAEQAGGKASDGKNRILDITPVKLHQRAPFFVGTKSMVEDAERFIAENPDE, from the coding sequence ATGAAAACGTTAGGCGAATTTATCGTCGAGAAACAGCACGACTTCTCTCACGCCACCGGCGAGCTGACCGCATTACTTTCCGCAATTAAACTGGGCGCCAAAATCATCCACCGCGATATCAACAAGGCCGGCCTGGTTGATATTCTGGGGACCAGCGGCGTATCCAACGTGCAGGGTGAAGTTCAGATGAAACTGGACCTGTACGCAAACGAAAAGCTGAAAGCGGCGTTGAAAGCGCGCGGTGAAGTCGCGGGTATCGCTTCTGAAGAAGAAGATGAAATCGTGATATTCGACGGCGAGCGGGCTGAAAATGCCAAGTATGTGGTTCTGATGGATCCGTTGGACGGTTCGTCCAACATCGATGTTAACGTCTCGGTCGGTACTATTTTCTCGATCTACCGTCGCATCACTCCGGTCGGCACTCCGGTAACCGAAGAAGATTTCCTGCAGCCGGGCAGCGCCCAGGTTGCGGCGGGCTACGTGGTTTACGGTTCATCCACCATGCTGGTGTACACCACCGGTTATGGCGTGCATGCCTTCACCTACGATCCTTCTCTGGGCGTGTTCTGCCTCTCCCATGAGAAAGTCCGTTTCCCTGAAACCGGCAACATGTATTCCATCAACGAAGGCAACTACATCAAGTTCCCGCGCGGCGTGAAGAAATACATCAAATATTGCCAGGAGCAGGATGAGGCGACCCAACGCCCTTATACTTCGCGCTACATCGGTTCTTTGGTCGCCGACTTCCACCGCAACCTGCTGAAGGGCGGCATCTACATTTACCCAAGCACCGCCAGCCACCCGCAAGGCAAGCTGCGCCTGCTGTATGAGTGCAACCCGATGGCCTTCCTGGCCGAGCAGGCCGGCGGTAAAGCCAGCGACGGCAAAAACCGTATTCTGGATATCACCCCGGTGAAACTGCACCAGCGCGCGCCATTCTTCGTCGGCACCAAGTCGATGGTTGAAGACGCCGAGCGCTTTATCGCCGAAAACCCGGACGAATAA